The following DNA comes from Streptococcus canis.
ACTAGTTCTTAATTGATCGGTAAGTTTTCCCTGTTCTTCAATTCTAGCCAAAATAGTCGCTTTGCGCTCATTCAGTGTGGTAAGAGACTTATCCATATCAATAATAGACTTAATCACCACTTCATCTAAATTCCCCGTTACTTCTTTACGGTAACGTGCAATAAAGGGAATGGTATTGCCTTCTGCTGTTAAAGCCAACACCTGCTCAATTTGGTTGAGGCTAATAGACAAAGCCTCTGCAATTTTGTAATTCGTTTTATTTTCCATAACAGTATTTATTATAACATAAAGCTATGACTTCAAAGAAATAGTATCTGAAAAGAGTCGTTAAGTGACATTACTAACAACTATCACGTAATTGTTCTCACTCTTTTCTAAACTCAGCATAGAGCTCATTAACTTGAGCCTCTGTTCTAGCGTTACCTACTTCAGATCGGAACTGTCTCTGATAAAATTGAAAACCGCTGTCACCTACCTCTTCTTTAAACTCTGTTAATAAGTTAAGAACATGCACTTTTATTCCCCATCGTACTGCATTAATCGATATTGTATCATTAACACTACGTTTTTCTGAGCAATACTAATAACTTTTAAGGCTTGGTGCAAAGGAAAGACAACTCATAAATTTGCCAACATGCTGAGCGATAATTTGCCCATTCGGTGGAACTGTTCTTCGCATGGTAATCAAGTCATCTGAGAATATGTTCTTCATCATCCACTAATAAGACCTGTTTTATCATTGTTTATCTCCTATTGGGCACATTATAACACACTTGTCTGAAATTCTAATGTTGATAAAACCAAGCAAGTCTGACTTTCAAAGACTAGTCTCTGGTCAAACGCTCAATAATAGTCTTGTGTTCTGGGTAGAGCGCTAGTAAGTCTGCCCTTGCAAACAACTCAAAATCCTCAAATTCAAACCCTGGGGCGACCAGACATGAAACAAGTGCATAGCCATTGTCTACCGTTGATCCAAAAATGGTTCCTTTGGGAACACAATAATGAAGCTGCTGCCCCTTAGCCAAATCTAACCCTAAGGAAACCCTACGGTAGTTTCCATCTGGGGTAATCATGTGGACAGTCAAGGGGGCACCAGCATGAAAATACCAGATTTCATCTGCTGTCAAACGGTGAAAATGAGAGGGATTGGCCTCTTCTAACAGAAAATAAATACTAGTATAAAGCGCTCTTTCCTTACCATTGAGACCCATAGTTTCTTGAGCTTTTTCTGTTTGTCTAAAATAGCCACCTTCAACATGGGGAGCTAACTCTAGCGTTCTTATCCAGTCTTCTTTTGTTATCATGATTGCACTCCTTCTACTTATTTGTTCTATTTTATCATAAAAGCTAGAACCTCTTCTTCAAAATTTCTGACCACTTCTCCCATCGTTGCAAAAGATGGTATCTTTGTCATTTCTTTCTTCACAATCACATAACTATCCTATCCTAACCTACACCCTCAGCCTATAACTATCCTAACGTTAACAATGCAAACAAATGGTCAAAAAACACTTCAGCTTTGGCATTGTTCTCAAATGATAGTATAATAGACTTATCTTGAATGAAAGAAGGTCATAATCATGGCAATTACCCATAAAAAAAATGATGAACTTGAAAAAATGCTAGCAGGTTTTGCGTCAATTCCTAGCTTTGATAAGCCACTCGACATTACGAGTGATGGAAAATTACTTTCCAAAGAAAAGGTCACTGACCAGACCAAGACAGATAAATCCTAACAATCTTGTCTCTTCTGAACACACCTCGTCCATTCGCCTAAACTGAATATGGAATCTTTTAGCGACTAGGCTAATAAACCTGATCAATCGAGGCTGAGCATTAATGTCCCAGCCTCCTCTTTTATCATCTAGAAAGGAAATGGTGAATGTCTCTTTTTTCATCTCTTCCCCCTAGTGTCTTACAATGGTTTGCGATTTTCCTATCCATTATCATTGAAGCGCTGCCTTTTGTACTCTTGGGAACTATTCTATCGGGTTGTATTGAAGTTTTTGTAACACCA
Coding sequences within:
- a CDS encoding SPJ_0845 family protein, with the protein product MAITHKKNDELEKMLAGFASIPSFDKPLDITSDGKLLSKEKVTDQTKTDKS
- a CDS encoding cupin domain-containing protein; protein product: MITKEDWIRTLELAPHVEGGYFRQTEKAQETMGLNGKERALYTSIYFLLEEANPSHFHRLTADEIWYFHAGAPLTVHMITPDGNYRRVSLGLDLAKGQQLHYCVPKGTIFGSTVDNGYALVSCLVAPGFEFEDFELFARADLLALYPEHKTIIERLTRD